A region of the Aethina tumida isolate Nest 87 chromosome 3, icAetTumi1.1, whole genome shotgun sequence genome:
gcATCACGCACCTGTTGCCGAATATTGGCCTTTATGGGCTAGACAAATTGGATCAATGATACAGTTGTTGCCTGTTTTATGTGTTCCACTCGTCGCGGTTATTCAAAGCTATAGATATCTAAATAATGGCCCAAATGACATTTTAGAGGTAAGTACAAACAcacaaaaaagatatatttgtaaatatttgataacttcctgtaaataattaaattattacacgtTTCACTTTCCGTGAAtctcttttgaatattttttatcatcacAACTTCACGTTGCATACCtacttaacatttatattgtctgtatcaacaataatttattctgatccTTTTCTATTATTCTGTGCATTCTAAGGAATATGAAGAGCCCTCCAATTACGTTAGTAATGCTATTAAGTTTCTTAAATcgtcattttaataatgttcatTTCTAGAGAATACAAATGCTGTATCGGCCTCCGATTGGAGAACACATGGATGATTTAGCTATACAAGAAGCAGCTGCCGCTTCACTTAACAACAATAACACAAACTCAACGGCAAACGTACAATCAGAAGATCCACCACCAAAATACACACCACCGCCATCTTACACAACAGCTACTGGTGCAAGATTAGCAAAATTTTTGAGACAGAGCATTAGAAGAAGTGTAAGAAGATTGGCCAACGTTTTAGGAGAGAATAGTAATACCAGACAAAGAGCGGCTATAGCTAATGCTACAGCGCAACCACCTCCTCCTGATTATAACGCCGTGTTGGTGGAGATGAACAACACAACAACGACTGATGTATCGATTGATATGACGGATTCGGCACCAAATGCAAGACTGTCAACATTAGAACGATTAAGAAATTTGGGCACATCGTCCTCAGCTTTAACCGCTGCTGAAGTTGCATCGATATTAAGAAGTAGTTTCAGGAGAAGCACCGTGAGACCAACAAACCACATTAGGAATACGAATTTTAATGAAGCAGGAAACTTTAACGAAACTAACGGGTCAATAAGTGCTGAAAATTTAGTGGATTCAGCTGCTCCAATTGGCGAAACCTCTCTGGTTGTCAGTACCTTGCCAGTTGAGAACGAAAATAAATCTCATAACGATAATCTCTCATCTGTGATATAATTTAGAAGTGCGTAATGTAgccaatttatgtattttaaaattttaactgttttctttactatgtaaaGATGTTTTATGCTTGTCGTGTAATTAAATAGTCAATCACTACTCGTTTAAAATACATACGttgtctaataaatattaattaggacAAAATACGAAAagaccaaaaatatattaattgtaatttcttttgtatttatttattttttattatacctaaGCTTTGTATCCATCTATGTTCATTactgtataatgtataaagaaCTGATAGATTAATACGtaactgtataaataaaaactaaaataattaaatttaattttatttatatttttgtcattaatttCGAGAGCAATTATGGTTAACTtccaaaaatacaattttcgcttgaaaattaaaaaaaaataatattgtgagCTTGAagcaataacatatttaaattaaaataaaattttaaatattgtttcaattaatcatcctttctatttttttttttttgattttacaagaaaatatatatttcaaagctGTCCCTAATAAAGATTAAAAgaggataaaatattaaattcataaaaaataaaagcctttagtatattatttatgaattatgtatttttttactataaaattgtttactgtaattattttatcattatatatttaaagtttataaaaaatttactattgtctATCTACAAATAAGAATCAAATATTGTTATGTATAcaagtaaatgttttaaagcAAAATGATAACATATTATCTAACAAAATCACACTGTAATATGTTGGCCTTAATGTGCTGGAACATatgtagtaaataaatacttttcacATGTAACTTAAAATCacatattattactattttgtgTTTATATCTATAGCGACGTTTACAAGATCATTTCCTAAGAAATAATCTGTCGCTACTATGTTTACGTCATCTTCCCATTCATCTCTGATCCACTTTGTCACATACTTATTTACTTCATCAGCAAGTTgtcgcaaattatttgtacGGAACACTAAATCCAAAGGCTGCGGTGTTAATTCAGCCATCAAAGCCCAGAGTGGATTTAATGTGGCTTTCCGCTCTCTTattgatttcagtaagaagTTTTTCAGTTCCACAATTTTCTTTGTATTGCCCCAGTATTGAATAAGTGGGTCCCATAACCAATTATTTTctgcaaaaataataaaattgtctaaaGTCTATTTGGAAGAAAAGATACGATAGTTACCGCTGACTGTTGTTCTGTCTGAGTAGCATATAATTAGATTCTTATTTCTAGCCCATATTTCATTCATAGACGGTCCTTTTCCTTCTTGCAAACTTTCCGGTGCCAGAGCAAGATCTCCAAGTtcttgatataataaattagcaaAGTTTTTATGTAACGTGTAGTTAAACTTTGACGGATACGGAAATCTGTGGAAGTCCAATATAATAACTTCCTTGGGAGCGAATTCAAGAAACTTTCTGATTTCCCTAAATAGTGGTAACACTTTGGTGACTCGAACCAGATCatggtttataaaatatctaaaattaattatttgtttgataagtgaaaattaaatacacataTTAGGAATCTGTGTTTACCCTTCATTCTCATAATATCCTATTCTGAAATCTAGATAACGAATTCCATGGACTAATTGATTCCAAATTGGTCTATcttgatttaaaatgtaattttctaaaaatggaGGAATCCCACTAAACGATCCCGAATTATGCGTTCCGGGAATTATAAGACTTCCTATTTTTTTCTTGCCAAGTATCATCCTGAAagtaataatagataaatcGATTGGTCATTTATCCGAATGCAAGATaataatacacatattttctAGTTTATTGTATGATTTACATTCACTTTCAATTTGATTTAAGATATAAGTTGCTATAAGTTGTACACTGtcgaattaatcattttagcATTGGTATGTACTATTGaaggaatttaaataatcatagtTTGCCTTTTACGTCATTAAATACAtacttaatcaattaaaatattcacctTTAAAACTACGCAACATATATTTGTGGGTCATATCAGCAAACGTCATGATTCTACAATGGAATAAATGATTCAATTTAGAAGCGGCATATTCTTTGTAGTATTAAATAGATTGATTAAAACCGCCAAAAAATTACTCTTCTAGCttgatatattattcataGAACTATTTTGGTTTGTCTTAAAGAGATATTAGACGTTATTTTTactagtttataataaaataatcagagcaacaaattataatttaatagtaatattatgtgaataactattaattaattcaaccgttaaatatatcatatgacTAAAATGGTTCATCTCTAAAGTGATacaacagttttaatttataatttaaattaaataccttTAATCTGTACCTATTATCGTTCATCCATGTAGGTTGAATGCCTAGACATCGgaaatcaattatttgatcACCCCTCCAAGAAACAACCCAAAATGGGTAGCAGTGAGGGCCCGATTCTGGTCTTGAGAACGGCACATTGTAATTCCAGTTTCCTGGCAGCCAGGGTATATTGAACTTTATTCTAGTTTTGAAGTAGCCACCGGGAATCATTGACGCATTCAGCCTCAATAATGGCTGCACACCTTcctagaaattaaattagatcagaataataatgaaactaaaaaattaatttacatctcTATCCACTATATTTTTTGGATATAAAGCAATGTATTCAGGTCGAACTTCACCCTCTTCACAATTCGTAATCCAGTTTATCTCTATGTAGGATTGTGGATCTGATGAAACTGTAAGATGGACATTACCACATCTTCGGTatgctgaaaaaaatataaataattagtattctcataattataaatgcaaAACAGGAAagactgtttaattttattgtgataaaacaaatctaatagacaattaatttgtacaaaCGAAACGATGCGAATTATtactaaagataatttatttgtgtacaTTTACCTCTATAACCAATGACACTTTGTGCCACATTTAACAAGcagaacaaaaacaaacaactaAATGTTCCGCACATTTTGTGCCACTTCCTGCGGTCACACCTTTGAAcagattcaatttatttttgcactAGTCACTCGAAAAGTTATCATGTTATCTATGGCATTAGCTTAACtccaaacattaaaaaaatcttgtatgatgttattaatattaggtCTTCAACACTGACTGTACCATACATTGGAGCGACAATACGCTAGGCAAGCGCTTTAGTAatcactgttttatttattgttcactTCTCGTCACCacgtaaacaaaattatggtCTACTTTCAGATGATGGATTTTATTGTACGGTGACCGTTTGCATATATTGAGGTGGTTGAATTTTCGACTGGGTTCAAGATGAAAACATAATTAAGCATAATTGGtcgacaaaattttattgtttaaaacggAAGAGGATGTgtgagtaatttaataataaggcAAACATGAAACGTTTTGAAGCAGATACGTACAGATGATTGAATATGGCTTTGAATGGagattatatattgtaaaggATAtccttacatttatttattcaataaatattaaacttcacCAAAAAGTATGTATGTATTAACAAGTCacttgtttaatgtttttatcagCTACAATATGTTGTGATGGTATTATTAGTATTGTGAGATCTTATTTCTACGAAATTTTTTGGtgtcatttaattatatttgtatatctaAACTAAAGACATTGAACATATTTACTCACATGATCTTATACTTTCCAcacttgttaataaatatataaaatgtaaaatgacaAACATATACAAGTTCATTTTATCTCAGgcataaatacatataaggattataaatatttgaatattaaaagtaactaCTAATGTAGTAGTGCTAAATATAGATGTATGCAAAAGGTTATctccaattttatataattcatttaatggaAACCGCTTTAAAACAGTTCTCATgcaatacttaaaatatattaatttattaaaatacacaaatatccaaatcaattacaaataaataaattaaaatcatactgAATTTGAAGTAagttaaattagtaataactATGTGCATTAACCTTtctaatatttgtttcaatagCGACATTTACTATATCATTTCCCAAATGAAAATCAGTTGCCACGATGCCAAAACGATGCGATCGATTAGATTCTCTTAATAATGGAGAAAGTTCAGGATTTACTTCATCTGCCAATTTCTTCAATGAAGCTGTGAagtcttttaaaatatcatttgttgttaatgttaattctGCACAAAGAATATGTATTAGACCATCTCTTGGCCTACtggtcaaatatttaatatagtctATTAGTTGGTCAGGTTTTTGTAAGTTTCCCCAATCACGTCTGAGACCTGCCATCAACCAAGGAGTttctataaaaagaaaaatgaaataaaatatataaattcctattaaatattaaatatctatacCTGATACCTGCGTTCTATCGTTATAGTTGACAATTACCCTTTTATTCATGTTCCATATTTGCTTTAAAGTcaatttatttgcataaatCGATAAAGGATTAGATAATATGTAATGTCCTAATATACTTTGTAACTGGCTCTGTAACCTTTTGTGTAGCTGATGGGAGAAAGGTTCTGAAAATTCGTGAAAATCCAATATTACAACTTCTTGCTTAGCTTTttctaaaaaacttaaaacacTTCTCAATTCTGGTTCCAGTTTTGCGCACCTCGCAATTCCATGGTAGAgataaaatctgaaatattttataaatgaatttaataataacatattgaCAACATATCTTACTCGTCGTTATAGATGCCTACTCGCAAATCTAAATATCTTATACCAAAAACCAGTTGCGTCCAAATATCAGTGTTTTGAGTTAAAACGAATCTCTTAAAGAACCTAGTTAttgattttgtgataaaaGCTCCAGAATCATGAGTTCCGGGAAGCATCATATTTGCCAATTGTAAATCTCCAAACCTAAACAAAACTTTCGagtaaaaatatgaacaaaatttatgacactagtgaataatttattaacaaagagTCAACTTACTTTTCCATCCGAGTTGGTTCAATTTTAAGACACTGGGCATCGACAGTTGCATTATTTTTGAGAGCCTGAATAGAATAGTGAAAACAGTGGGCACCTGATTCTGGATAATCGTTTAGTCTGTCCCAGTTTCCAGGGAAATACGTACTAATTTCAAAGCCATGATTGGTTTCTAAATGTCCTCGTGGTCTGTCCACTAAAACTTGTTGTAGGGTTACTTGGGCTGCCTAAAacgattataaataacattgtaatataattaaagatatttgataaaaaaaataaaaaaataaaaaaatttcttacagtattaattaaaagtaatgtaTCTGGAATTAAGTCGTTTGTGAAGTCCCAATTAAGTAcaagattttttttgtaagctgagatagttaaataaatgttaccgCTGTTATAACCTGGaagcaaaaataatataattaattactaattaatggaaatatacaacaaataattaaatatttttgaaacctttaaatatataaatactcacTATTTTCAAAGTAAGTTAGTCACGGTTAATTATTCTTTCTTAACTGAACCGTAACTGTTCAAGGATTTTCGTCAACACTTAGAAAAAGTGAAAACAAAGCAAGCGTATCCGTGCACACAAAACTGTCACTAATTctacttatataaaaataaaaaattaatttaaaaagtacctACACATAACAGAAGTAAAACTGGTACTAACAATCactaaaaaaagtataaacgTAAGAGAAAACCGAAACATATTCTCACTGTACCGGTTCATGGGATCTACAGAACTATAGTGAGTAACATTACATTAGATGCATCTCATTATAACACGA
Encoded here:
- the LOC109596686 gene encoding PI-PLC X domain-containing protein 1 isoform X1 is translated as MCGTFSCLFLFCLLNVAQSVIGYRAYRRCGNVHLTVSSDPQSYIEINWITNCEEGEVRPEYIALYPKNIVDRDEGVQPLLRLNASMIPGGYFKTRIKFNIPWLPGNWNYNVPFSRPESGPHCYPFWVVSWRGDQIIDFRCLGIQPTWMNDNRMILGKKKIGSLIIPGTHNSGSFSGIPPFLENYILNQDRPIWNQLVHGIRYLDFRIGYYENEGYFINHDLVRVTKVLPLFREIRKFLEFAPKEVIILDFHRFPYPSKFNYTLHKNFANLLYQELGDLALAPESLQEGKGPSMNEIWARNKNLIICYSDRTTVSENNWLWDPLIQYWGNTKKIVELKNFLLKSIRERKATLNPLWALMAELTPQPLDLVFRTNNLRQLADEVNKYVTKWIRDEWEDDVNIVATDYFLGNDLVNVAIDINTK
- the LOC109596686 gene encoding PI-PLC X domain-containing protein 1 isoform X2 yields the protein MNLYMFVILHFIYLLTSVESIRSSYRRCGNVHLTVSSDPQSYIEINWITNCEEGEVRPEYIALYPKNIVDRDEGVQPLLRLNASMIPGGYFKTRIKFNIPWLPGNWNYNVPFSRPESGPHCYPFWVVSWRGDQIIDFRCLGIQPTWMNDNRMILGKKKIGSLIIPGTHNSGSFSGIPPFLENYILNQDRPIWNQLVHGIRYLDFRIGYYENEGYFINHDLVRVTKVLPLFREIRKFLEFAPKEVIILDFHRFPYPSKFNYTLHKNFANLLYQELGDLALAPESLQEGKGPSMNEIWARNKNLIICYSDRTTVSENNWLWDPLIQYWGNTKKIVELKNFLLKSIRERKATLNPLWALMAELTPQPLDLVFRTNNLRQLADEVNKYVTKWIRDEWEDDVNIVATDYFLGNDLVNVAIDINTK
- the LOC109596688 gene encoding PI-PLC X domain-containing protein 1-like, with protein sequence MFRFSLTFILFLVIVSTSFTSVMCYNSGNIYLTISAYKKNLVLNWDFTNDLIPDTLLLINTAAQVTLQQVLVDRPRGHLETNHGFEISTYFPGNWDRLNDYPESGAHCFHYSIQALKNNATVDAQCLKIEPTRMEKFGDLQLANMMLPGTHDSGAFITKSITRFFKRFVLTQNTDIWTQLVFGIRYLDLRVGIYNDEFYLYHGIARCAKLEPELRSVLSFLEKAKQEVVILDFHEFSEPFSHQLHKRLQSQLQSILGHYILSNPLSIYANKLTLKQIWNMNKRVIVNYNDRTQVSETPWLMAGLRRDWGNLQKPDQLIDYIKYLTSRPRDGLIHILCAELTLTTNDILKDFTASLKKLADEVNPELSPLLRESNRSHRFGIVATDFHLGNDIVNVAIETNIRKVNAHSYY